Proteins from one Halococcus sediminicola genomic window:
- a CDS encoding family 20 glycosylhydrolase, with protein MAINAKTEYLKRRSVLKSMAVAGVLSIGAGEVTAQPSSRQSQQASRLQDVVPRPVEVESSSSSFTLTHDSRISVDSDESREVAKHLAKIIRPSTGYELPVVEGESDWENTEQGPTGGLSLRIFDAQGEEEDDEEEDDEEEDDEEEDDEEEDDEEEDDEEEDDEEEDDLRGVGEEGYHLKVTSDSILIRANDSAGLFNGIQTFRQLLPAEIESNSEQSGPWTVLGGHITDYPRFDYRGAHLDVARHFFDVDTIKRYIDHLAQYKVNYLHLHLTDDQGWRIEIDSWPNLTDEGADSEVGGTAGGYYTKEEYVELVEYAQNRFVTVIPEIDMPGHTGAALESYAELNCDGEKRPEDTGVNVGDTSLCVDKEITFEFVNDVIEEVAEMTPGPYLHLGGDEAHSTSDEEYDYFMDRVVPMVLENGKQPIGWHQILGADPTEETIAQFWGTNSNAPEVAAAAEEGHELIMSPANRAYLDMDYNEQDGVGQDWAGNTSVKDSYTWNPGAYIDDVNESSIIGPETALWTEFVETADEVEYMTFPRLPAIAELGWSPDGKTNWTEFRQRLAAQGPRWDVQDINYYKSTQIPWPK; from the coding sequence ATGGCAATCAATGCCAAGACAGAGTATCTGAAGAGGCGTAGTGTACTCAAATCGATGGCGGTTGCTGGCGTCCTATCGATTGGAGCCGGTGAAGTAACGGCCCAACCTTCGAGTAGGCAATCTCAGCAAGCAAGTCGATTGCAGGATGTAGTGCCACGCCCAGTTGAGGTTGAGTCTTCTAGTTCCTCGTTTACCCTCACACACGATAGTAGAATTAGCGTTGATTCAGATGAATCACGTGAAGTCGCGAAACACCTCGCGAAAATTATCCGACCATCGACAGGCTACGAACTGCCGGTGGTTGAAGGTGAGAGTGACTGGGAAAATACAGAACAAGGTCCTACAGGCGGTCTGTCGCTTCGGATTTTCGACGCTCAAGGAGAGGAAGAAGACGACGAGGAAGAAGACGACGAGGAAGAAGACGACGAGGAAGAAGACGACGAGGAAGAAGACGACGAGGAAGAAGACGACGAGGAAGAAGACGACGAGGAAGAAGACGACCTGCGTGGGGTGGGCGAAGAAGGATATCATCTAAAGGTGACGTCTGACAGTATACTCATTCGCGCAAATGACTCGGCTGGACTGTTTAACGGTATCCAGACCTTTCGCCAACTTCTTCCAGCTGAAATCGAAAGCAATTCCGAGCAATCGGGACCGTGGACAGTACTGGGTGGACATATTACCGACTATCCGCGGTTCGATTATCGCGGCGCACATCTTGATGTCGCTCGTCATTTCTTCGACGTCGACACAATCAAACGATACATCGACCACCTCGCCCAATACAAGGTCAATTACCTCCACCTCCACCTCACCGATGATCAAGGGTGGCGCATCGAGATCGATAGCTGGCCGAATCTCACCGACGAAGGAGCGGACTCCGAAGTCGGCGGTACCGCCGGTGGCTACTATACAAAGGAGGAATACGTTGAACTCGTCGAATACGCCCAGAACCGCTTTGTCACGGTAATCCCAGAGATCGACATGCCGGGACACACCGGAGCAGCCCTAGAGTCGTACGCCGAACTCAACTGCGACGGCGAAAAGCGCCCGGAGGATACCGGTGTCAACGTCGGCGATACTTCGTTGTGTGTTGACAAAGAGATCACCTTCGAGTTTGTCAACGATGTCATCGAAGAGGTTGCTGAGATGACGCCTGGCCCGTATCTTCACCTCGGCGGTGATGAAGCACACTCGACCAGTGACGAGGAGTACGACTACTTTATGGACAGAGTAGTTCCAATGGTTCTCGAGAATGGCAAACAGCCGATTGGCTGGCATCAGATTCTCGGGGCCGATCCAACAGAAGAAACCATCGCCCAGTTCTGGGGAACGAATAGCAACGCACCGGAAGTCGCCGCAGCCGCCGAGGAAGGCCACGAACTCATCATGTCACCAGCAAACCGTGCCTACCTCGATATGGACTACAACGAACAGGACGGCGTGGGTCAAGATTGGGCAGGTAATACCTCCGTTAAAGATTCCTACACATGGAATCCAGGAGCATATATTGATGACGTCAACGAGTCGTCAATTATCGGTCCCGAAACCGCACTGTGGACCGAATTCGTCGAGACAGCAGATGAGGTCGAATACATGACATTCCCACGGTTACCTGCTATTGCCGAACTCGGTTGGTCGCCCGATGGGAAGACTAATTGGACCGAATTCCGGCAGCGACTCGCCGCCCAGGGTCCACGCTGGGACGTACAAGATATCAACTACTACAAGTCTACACAGATCCCTTGGCCCAAATAG
- a CDS encoding mandelate racemase/muconate lactonizing enzyme family protein: MADYRTLRDPNAEYTMRDLSGETMGLTAERSGTRNVEITDVQTTIVDGNYPWILVRVYTDTGLVGTGESYWGGGDAEIIDRMAPFLIGENPLDIDRLYEHLIQKMSGEGSISGKVVSGISGIEIALHDVAGKILNVPAYQLLGGKYRDAVRIYCDCHAGDESEPESNAREAERVVEELGYDALKFDLDVPSGHEKDRANRHLRGSEIQHKVDIVEAVTDVVGDRADVAFDCHWSFSAGSAKRLATAVSDYDVWWLEDPVPPENHDVQREVTQAAPTTPITVGENVYRKHGHRRLFEEQAVDIIAPDLPRVGGMRETRKIADLADTYYVPVAMHNVSSPIGTIASAQVAAAIPNSLAVEFHSYQLGWWEDLIEEDDLIREGRLEIPEQPGLGVTLDLDAVEKHMAEGETLFDEA, translated from the coding sequence ATGGCGGACTATCGCACGCTTCGCGACCCGAACGCAGAGTACACCATGCGGGACCTCTCAGGCGAAACGATGGGGCTCACCGCCGAGCGCTCCGGCACGCGTAATGTAGAGATCACGGACGTTCAGACGACGATCGTCGACGGGAACTACCCGTGGATTCTCGTCCGCGTCTACACCGACACCGGACTCGTCGGTACCGGTGAGTCCTACTGGGGTGGCGGTGACGCCGAAATCATCGACCGTATGGCCCCGTTTCTCATCGGGGAGAACCCGCTCGATATCGATCGCCTCTACGAACACCTCATCCAGAAGATGTCCGGGGAAGGGTCCATCTCCGGAAAAGTCGTCTCCGGTATCTCCGGGATCGAGATCGCGCTCCACGATGTCGCCGGGAAGATACTCAATGTGCCTGCCTACCAGTTGCTCGGCGGGAAATACCGCGATGCTGTCCGCATCTACTGTGACTGTCACGCTGGCGACGAGTCCGAACCCGAGTCGAACGCCCGCGAGGCCGAACGCGTAGTTGAGGAACTCGGGTACGACGCACTCAAATTCGATCTCGACGTACCCTCGGGCCACGAGAAAGACCGTGCGAACCGACACCTGCGTGGCTCCGAGATACAGCACAAAGTTGACATCGTTGAGGCCGTCACCGACGTGGTTGGCGACCGTGCGGACGTGGCCTTCGACTGTCACTGGTCGTTCTCTGCCGGCAGCGCCAAGCGTCTCGCCACCGCCGTCAGCGACTACGATGTCTGGTGGCTCGAAGACCCTGTCCCGCCCGAAAACCACGACGTGCAACGGGAAGTCACCCAGGCGGCACCGACGACGCCCATCACGGTCGGGGAGAACGTCTACCGCAAGCACGGCCATCGACGCCTGTTCGAGGAACAGGCGGTCGACATCATCGCCCCCGATCTCCCGCGCGTCGGCGGAATGCGTGAAACTCGAAAAATCGCAGACTTGGCTGACACTTACTACGTTCCAGTGGCGATGCACAATGTCTCCTCACCTATCGGTACGATAGCCTCTGCACAGGTTGCGGCGGCGATTCCCAATTCGCTTGCTGTTGAATTCCATTCCTATCAGCTTGGTTGGTGGGAGGACCTCATCGAAGAAGATGACCTCATTCGAGAGGGCCGCCTGGAGATTCCCGAACAACCCGGGCTCGGAGTCACACTAGATCTCGATGCAGTTGAGAAACACATGGCAGAGGGTGAAACGCTGTTTGACGAGGCGTAA